A stretch of Thalassospira sp. TSL5-1 DNA encodes these proteins:
- a CDS encoding PAAR domain-containing protein, with translation MKPVARVGDKVDCSKHGSGSISAGGQSLVDGKPVARVGDKCSCGGTITQGSSQSMDNGKPIAYVGCAISCGGSITSGSPTAKVKP, from the coding sequence ATGAAACCGGTAGCACGGGTCGGTGACAAGGTGGATTGTTCCAAACATGGCAGCGGCTCCATTTCGGCCGGCGGGCAGTCGCTGGTGGATGGCAAGCCGGTTGCCCGTGTGGGCGATAAATGCAGTTGTGGCGGCACCATTACCCAGGGGTCCAGCCAGTCGATGGATAACGGCAAACCGATTGCCTATGTCGGATGCGCGATTAGTTGTGGGGGCTCTATTACATCAGGCTCGCCAACGGCAAAGGTTAAGCCCTGA